In Canis lupus dingo isolate Sandy chromosome 1, ASM325472v2, whole genome shotgun sequence, a single genomic region encodes these proteins:
- the KLK12 gene encoding kallikrein-12 isoform X2 — translation MEDPAGRGTRTWRWVTLGSSILLLFCVTGLSQPATEKIVKGKECARHSQPWQVGLFEGANLRCGGVLIDRRWVLTAAHCSGRYWVRLGEHSLSRLDWTEKIRRSGFSMTHPSYQGAQHSHDNDIRLLRLGTPVPLTRSIQPLPLPTTCAVAGTKCQISGWGITNQLWNPFPDLLQCLNVSIVSSAACRAVFPGRITDNMVCASGTEGADACQGDSGGPLVCGNVLQGLVSWGTVEPCGQKGIPGVYTNICKYVDWIRMVMRNN, via the exons ATGGAGGAcccagcaggcagagggacaag GACCTGGAGGTGGGTCACCCTGGGTTCCAGCATCCTGTTGCTCTTCTGTGTTACTG GGCTCAGCCAACCGGCCACAGAGAAGATTGTCAAAGGCAAGGAGTGTGCCCGTCACTCACAGCCTTGGCAGGTGGGGCTGTTTGAGGGCGCCAACCTGCGCTGTGGGGGGGTCCTCATTGACCGCAGGTGGGTCCTCACAGCTGCTCACTGCAGTGGCAG GTACTGGGTGCGCCTGGGGGAGCATAGCCTCAGCAGGCTGGACTGGACGGAGAAGATTCGGCGAAGTGGCTTCTCCATGACCCACCCCAGTTAccagggagcccagcacagccATGACAATGACATCCGGCTCCTGCGACTGGGCACCCCCGTCCCCTTGACTCGCAGCAtccagccccttcccctgcccaccaccTGTGCAGTGGCTGGCACCAAATGCCAGATCTCAGGCTGGGGCATCACCAATCAACTCTGGA ACCCATTTCCGGACCTGCTCCAGTGCCTCAATGTCTCCATTGTTTCCAGTGCTGCCTGCCGGGCTGTGTTCCCAGGGAGAATCACGGACAACATGGTGTGTGCCAGCGGCACCGAAGGGGCGGATGCCTGCCAG GGCGACTCTGGGGGGCCCCTGGTGTGCGGAAACGTCCTTCAGGGTCTGGTGTCCTGGGGGACCGTGGAGCCTTGTGGCCAAAAAGGCATCCCGGGAGTCTACaccaatatttgcaaatatgtggACTGGATCCGGATGGTCATGAGGAACAACTAA
- the KLK12 gene encoding kallikrein-12 isoform X1, with product MEDPAGRGTRTWRWVTLGSSILLLFCVTGLSQPATEKIVKGKECARHSQPWQVGLFEGANLRCGGVLIDRRWVLTAAHCSGSRYWVRLGEHSLSRLDWTEKIRRSGFSMTHPSYQGAQHSHDNDIRLLRLGTPVPLTRSIQPLPLPTTCAVAGTKCQISGWGITNQLWNPFPDLLQCLNVSIVSSAACRAVFPGRITDNMVCASGTEGADACQGDSGGPLVCGNVLQGLVSWGTVEPCGQKGIPGVYTNICKYVDWIRMVMRNN from the exons ATGGAGGAcccagcaggcagagggacaag GACCTGGAGGTGGGTCACCCTGGGTTCCAGCATCCTGTTGCTCTTCTGTGTTACTG GGCTCAGCCAACCGGCCACAGAGAAGATTGTCAAAGGCAAGGAGTGTGCCCGTCACTCACAGCCTTGGCAGGTGGGGCTGTTTGAGGGCGCCAACCTGCGCTGTGGGGGGGTCCTCATTGACCGCAGGTGGGTCCTCACAGCTGCTCACTGCAGTGGCAG CAGGTACTGGGTGCGCCTGGGGGAGCATAGCCTCAGCAGGCTGGACTGGACGGAGAAGATTCGGCGAAGTGGCTTCTCCATGACCCACCCCAGTTAccagggagcccagcacagccATGACAATGACATCCGGCTCCTGCGACTGGGCACCCCCGTCCCCTTGACTCGCAGCAtccagccccttcccctgcccaccaccTGTGCAGTGGCTGGCACCAAATGCCAGATCTCAGGCTGGGGCATCACCAATCAACTCTGGA ACCCATTTCCGGACCTGCTCCAGTGCCTCAATGTCTCCATTGTTTCCAGTGCTGCCTGCCGGGCTGTGTTCCCAGGGAGAATCACGGACAACATGGTGTGTGCCAGCGGCACCGAAGGGGCGGATGCCTGCCAG GGCGACTCTGGGGGGCCCCTGGTGTGCGGAAACGTCCTTCAGGGTCTGGTGTCCTGGGGGACCGTGGAGCCTTGTGGCCAAAAAGGCATCCCGGGAGTCTACaccaatatttgcaaatatgtggACTGGATCCGGATGGTCATGAGGAACAACTAA